In the genome of Thermus sp. LT1-2-5, one region contains:
- a CDS encoding glycine cleavage system protein T: protein MEALLAKALAGEGFFAFPGVLLVRGPDAFSFLQGQCTRDLRRLSGPAGALFLNHKGQIEEGATLFPHPEGYLLAPWGSLEGLWHRLKRYIVFDQVELLTLPLYRLIYADGREEVGEGAEGAWPAELYPLYTLLKGLPLLEDIRGELPQSVGLLSLVDYGKGCYVGQEIMARTEGKAVPYRLVGLRALAVGEAPAELLWAGKRVGELKRLEATPFGPLGLGVVRQEVPFGAEVEGGGGRYRLAPLPFEEVEEAAWSGQRSSG, encoded by the coding sequence ATGGAGGCCCTCTTGGCCAAAGCCTTGGCGGGGGAAGGCTTCTTCGCCTTTCCCGGCGTCCTCCTGGTGCGGGGACCAGACGCCTTTTCCTTCCTCCAGGGGCAGTGCACCCGCGACCTGAGGCGGCTTTCCGGGCCCGCAGGGGCCTTGTTCCTCAACCACAAGGGGCAGATCGAGGAGGGGGCCACCCTCTTTCCCCACCCGGAGGGCTACCTCCTTGCGCCGTGGGGTAGCCTCGAGGGCCTTTGGCATCGGCTTAAGCGCTACATCGTCTTCGACCAGGTGGAGCTTTTGACGCTTCCCCTCTACCGCCTGATCTATGCCGACGGGCGGGAGGAGGTAGGGGAAGGGGCCGAGGGCGCTTGGCCTGCGGAGCTTTACCCCCTGTACACCCTGCTCAAGGGCCTTCCCCTCCTGGAGGACATCCGGGGGGAGCTGCCCCAGAGCGTGGGCCTCCTCTCCCTGGTGGACTACGGCAAGGGGTGCTACGTGGGCCAGGAGATCATGGCCCGCACCGAGGGCAAGGCGGTGCCCTACCGTCTGGTGGGCCTAAGGGCCTTGGCGGTGGGGGAGGCGCCGGCGGAGCTCCTTTGGGCGGGGAAGCGGGTGGGGGAACTCAAGCGCCTGGAGGCCACCCCCTTTGGCCCCTTGGGCCTGGGGGTGGTGCGGCAGGAGGTGCCCTTCGGGGCCGAGGTGGAAGGGGGCGGGGGGCGCTACCGCCTTGCCCCCCTTCCCTTTGAGGAGGTTGAGGAGGCGGCGTGGAGCGGGCAGAGATCATCGGGGTAG
- a CDS encoding CinA family nicotinamide mononucleotide deamidase-related protein, whose product MERAEIIGVGTELLYGETLDTNTAEIARSLKPFALKVERTLRVADEPEPLAREVRAAWERARLLVLSGGLGPTPDDVTREAVALALGEPLVLDEAVLAEIEALFRARGRAMPEANRKQALKIPSATWLKNPVGTAPGWWVRKEGKDLILLPGPPPEWRPMWREVLPELALPRRPYTERVFKTWGIGESDIVERLGELFLREEEVEVGTYPKLHGVEVVVRGREDRVAELSERIKKKLLREIWGEGDLTLAEAVKRRMELEGATLATMESLTGGLLGAEITRVPGASRFYLGGVVSYSVGAKARFGVPEELLAKTVSAETAKAMAEAARSLFGATYALATTGVAGPEPLEGEPVGTVYVALATPKGTEARRYRFPGDREAVRLRSVYAALALLVT is encoded by the coding sequence GTGGAGCGGGCAGAGATCATCGGGGTAGGCACGGAACTCCTTTACGGGGAAACCCTGGACACCAACACGGCGGAGATCGCAAGGAGCCTCAAGCCCTTCGCCCTCAAGGTGGAGCGGACCCTCAGGGTGGCGGATGAGCCCGAGCCCTTGGCCCGGGAGGTGCGGGCGGCTTGGGAGCGGGCGCGGCTTTTGGTGCTCTCGGGGGGGCTCGGCCCCACCCCGGACGACGTGACCCGGGAGGCGGTGGCCCTGGCCCTGGGGGAGCCCTTGGTCCTGGACGAGGCGGTGTTGGCGGAGATCGAGGCCCTCTTCCGCGCCCGGGGGCGGGCCATGCCCGAGGCCAACCGCAAGCAGGCCCTGAAGATCCCCTCCGCCACCTGGCTTAAAAACCCCGTGGGCACCGCCCCCGGCTGGTGGGTGCGCAAGGAGGGCAAGGACCTCATCCTCCTCCCCGGCCCTCCACCCGAGTGGCGGCCCATGTGGCGGGAGGTTTTGCCGGAGCTTGCCCTTCCCCGTAGGCCCTACACCGAGCGGGTCTTCAAGACCTGGGGCATCGGGGAATCGGACATCGTGGAGCGGCTTGGGGAGCTATTCCTCCGGGAAGAGGAGGTGGAGGTGGGCACCTACCCCAAGCTCCACGGGGTGGAGGTGGTGGTGCGGGGCCGGGAGGACCGGGTGGCGGAACTTTCGGAAAGGATTAAGAAAAAACTCCTGCGGGAGATTTGGGGCGAAGGGGACTTGACCCTGGCCGAGGCGGTGAAAAGGCGCATGGAGCTGGAAGGAGCCACCCTGGCCACCATGGAAAGCCTCACGGGGGGGCTCCTTGGGGCGGAGATCACCCGGGTTCCCGGGGCGAGCCGCTTCTACCTGGGGGGCGTGGTATCCTATTCCGTAGGGGCCAAGGCCCGCTTCGGTGTGCCCGAGGAGCTCCTCGCCAAAACGGTTTCCGCCGAAACGGCCAAGGCGATGGCGGAGGCCGCACGGTCCCTTTTCGGCGCCACCTACGCCCTAGCCACCACGGGGGTGGCGGGGCCCGAGCCCCTCGAGGGCGAACCCGTGGGCACGGTCTACGTGGCCCTGGCCACCCCCAAGGGAACCGAGGCTAGGCGCTACCGCTTTCCCGGGGACCGGGAGGCGGTGCGGCTTCGGAGCGTGTACGCCGCTTTGGCCCTTTTGGTGACATGA
- the thpR gene encoding RNA 2',3'-cyclic phosphodiesterase, protein MRLFYAVFLPEDVRRALVEAQGKVARYKGWKEVAPHQLHLTLLFLGERPEGDLEDLLALGHRLGRQHPPFPARIRGTGYFPNEGTPRVWFAKAEGEGFSLLAEALREGVAEALGEEALRAGGDKPFKPHITLARRKAPAPRVPPVVFGLEWPVTEFALVRSELKPKGPVYTILEKFPLRGEHGREQEESAGERPEDH, encoded by the coding sequence ATGAGGCTTTTCTACGCGGTTTTCCTCCCTGAAGACGTGCGGCGGGCCCTGGTGGAGGCCCAAGGTAAGGTGGCCCGTTACAAGGGCTGGAAGGAGGTGGCGCCGCACCAGCTCCACCTCACCCTCCTCTTTCTGGGGGAAAGGCCGGAAGGCGACCTGGAGGACCTCCTGGCCCTCGGCCACCGCTTGGGGCGCCAGCACCCCCCCTTTCCCGCCCGCATCCGGGGCACGGGCTACTTCCCCAACGAGGGAACCCCCCGGGTCTGGTTCGCCAAGGCGGAAGGGGAGGGGTTTTCCCTCCTGGCCGAGGCCCTGCGGGAAGGGGTAGCGGAGGCCTTGGGGGAAGAGGCCCTTAGGGCGGGCGGGGACAAGCCCTTCAAGCCCCACATCACCCTGGCCCGGCGCAAGGCTCCCGCCCCCAGGGTGCCCCCGGTGGTTTTCGGCCTGGAGTGGCCGGTGACCGAGTTCGCCCTGGTGCGCTCGGAGCTCAAGCCCAAAGGGCCCGTCTACACCATTTTGGAGAAGTTTCCCTTGCGAGGTGAGCATGGACGAGAACAAGAAGAAAGCGCTGGAGAACGCCCTGAAGACCATTGA
- the recA gene encoding recombinase RecA: MDENKKKALENALKTIEKEFGKGAVMRLGEMPKQQVDVIPTGSLGLDLALGIGGIPRGRVVEIYGPESGGKTTLALTIIAQAQKQGGVAAFVDAEHALDPLYAARLGVKVEDLLVSQPDTGEQALEIVELLARSGAVDVIVVDSVAALVPKAEIEGDMGDAHVGLQARLMSQALRKLTAVLAKSNTAAIFINQVREKVGVMYGNPETTPGGRALKFYASVRLDVRKSGQPIKVGSEAVGIKVKVKVVKNKLAPPFREAELEIYFGRGFDPVMDLVNVAVAAGVIEKAGSWFSYGEHRLGQGKEKAADFLKERPELLEEIRAKVLERADQVVLAASEEGEE; this comes from the coding sequence ATGGACGAGAACAAGAAGAAAGCGCTGGAGAACGCCCTGAAGACCATTGAGAAGGAGTTCGGCAAGGGGGCGGTAATGCGGCTTGGGGAGATGCCCAAGCAGCAGGTGGACGTGATCCCCACGGGCTCCTTGGGCCTGGACCTGGCCTTGGGCATCGGGGGCATCCCCCGGGGCCGGGTGGTGGAGATCTACGGCCCCGAGTCCGGGGGCAAGACCACCTTGGCCCTCACCATCATCGCCCAGGCGCAGAAGCAAGGGGGTGTGGCCGCCTTCGTGGATGCGGAGCACGCCCTAGACCCCCTCTACGCCGCAAGGCTTGGGGTGAAGGTGGAGGACCTCTTGGTTTCCCAGCCGGACACCGGGGAGCAAGCCCTGGAGATCGTGGAGCTTCTCGCCCGCTCCGGGGCGGTGGACGTCATCGTGGTGGACTCCGTGGCCGCTTTGGTGCCCAAGGCGGAGATCGAGGGGGATATGGGGGACGCCCACGTGGGCCTCCAGGCCCGGCTCATGAGCCAGGCCTTGCGCAAGCTCACCGCCGTATTGGCCAAGAGCAACACCGCCGCCATCTTCATCAACCAGGTGCGGGAGAAGGTGGGGGTGATGTACGGCAACCCCGAAACCACCCCTGGGGGGCGGGCCCTCAAGTTCTACGCCAGCGTGCGCTTGGACGTGCGCAAAAGCGGCCAGCCCATCAAGGTGGGGAGCGAGGCGGTGGGCATCAAGGTCAAGGTGAAGGTGGTGAAGAACAAGCTGGCCCCCCCCTTCCGCGAGGCGGAGCTGGAAATCTACTTCGGCAGGGGGTTTGACCCGGTCATGGACCTGGTGAACGTGGCCGTGGCCGCTGGGGTCATCGAGAAGGCGGGGAGTTGGTTCTCCTACGGGGAGCACCGCCTGGGCCAGGGGAAGGAGAAGGCGGCGGACTTCCTGAAGGAGCGGCCCGAGCTCCTGGAGGAAATCCGGGCCAAGGTCCTGGAGCGGGCCGACCAGGTGGTCTTGGCTGCCAGCGAAGAGGGGGAGGAATGA
- the rny gene encoding ribonuclease Y, with protein MSLLDLVLLALVLLLLAALFFRRKGEDRTGEEAKAVLDTAKEEAKAALEAARKEAKEILEAARHEAKVLREEAEARAKALKAELEAELKRRTEAQEQETKKRFAEVEERLKAEREELRAERDRLRSLQEELKAERERLKEEREELRREAERLSKRGEALDARALKLDALEEALSQKEAALKAKEAELSEREKEIEKRLYQVAGLSPEEARRLILEKLDQELEEEKAQRVRAALEKVRLEARREAQKILAQAMQRQASETAAQLAVSVVPIPSDAMKGRIIGREGRNIRTFEALTGVDLIIDDTPEAVLLSSFNPVRREIARMALEELLKDGRIHPSRIEEVVEKAKQEMKTFIYERGEEAALEAGVVGLKPGLIQLLGRLHFRSSYGQNVLKHSVQVAHLAGIMAAELGLDAAMAKRAGLLHDIGKSVDREVEGSHVEIGIALARRFGEPKEVLDAIAHHHDPENAETTYAVLVAAADALSAARPGARRESLEEYLQRLEALERIALSFPGVETAFAVQAGREVRVIVKPDKITDAKAVLLAREIASRIEREMNYPGQVQVTVVRESRAVEYAR; from the coding sequence ATGAGCCTTCTGGACCTGGTGCTTTTGGCCCTAGTCCTCCTCCTTTTGGCGGCCCTCTTTTTCAGGCGGAAGGGCGAAGACCGCACGGGGGAGGAGGCGAAGGCGGTTTTGGACACCGCCAAGGAGGAGGCGAAGGCCGCTTTAGAGGCCGCCCGCAAGGAGGCTAAGGAGATCCTCGAGGCGGCCCGGCACGAGGCCAAGGTCCTGCGGGAGGAGGCCGAGGCCCGGGCCAAGGCCTTGAAGGCGGAGCTGGAGGCCGAGCTCAAGCGCCGGACCGAGGCGCAAGAGCAGGAGACGAAAAAGCGCTTCGCCGAGGTGGAGGAGCGCCTAAAGGCCGAGCGGGAGGAGTTGAGGGCGGAAAGGGATCGGCTCCGCTCCCTCCAGGAGGAGCTCAAAGCGGAACGGGAGCGCCTCAAGGAGGAAAGGGAGGAGCTTCGCCGGGAAGCGGAAAGGCTTTCCAAGCGGGGTGAGGCCTTGGACGCCCGGGCCCTAAAGCTAGACGCCCTGGAGGAGGCCCTTTCGCAAAAGGAGGCGGCCCTCAAGGCCAAGGAGGCGGAGCTTTCCGAGCGGGAGAAGGAGATAGAAAAAAGGCTTTACCAGGTGGCGGGCCTTTCCCCCGAGGAGGCGCGCAGGCTCATCCTGGAAAAGCTGGACCAGGAGTTGGAGGAGGAAAAGGCCCAAAGGGTTAGGGCCGCCTTGGAGAAGGTGCGCCTCGAGGCCCGGAGGGAGGCGCAGAAGATCCTGGCCCAGGCCATGCAGCGCCAGGCTTCGGAAACCGCCGCACAGCTTGCCGTTTCCGTGGTCCCCATCCCCTCCGACGCCATGAAGGGCCGGATCATCGGCCGGGAAGGGCGGAACATCCGCACCTTTGAGGCCCTCACGGGGGTGGACCTCATCATCGACGACACCCCGGAGGCGGTCCTCCTCTCCTCCTTCAACCCCGTGCGGCGGGAGATCGCCCGCATGGCCTTGGAGGAGCTTCTCAAGGACGGCCGCATCCACCCAAGCCGCATCGAGGAGGTGGTGGAAAAGGCCAAGCAGGAGATGAAGACCTTCATCTACGAAAGGGGCGAGGAGGCGGCCTTGGAGGCTGGGGTGGTGGGGCTTAAGCCTGGCCTCATCCAGCTTCTGGGGCGGCTCCACTTCCGCTCTAGCTACGGCCAAAACGTTCTGAAGCACTCCGTACAGGTGGCCCACCTGGCGGGGATCATGGCGGCGGAGCTCGGTCTGGACGCCGCCATGGCCAAGCGGGCCGGGCTCCTGCACGACATCGGGAAGAGCGTGGACCGGGAGGTGGAAGGGAGCCACGTGGAGATCGGCATCGCCCTGGCTCGGCGCTTCGGGGAGCCCAAGGAGGTCCTTGACGCCATCGCCCACCACCACGACCCGGAGAACGCCGAAACCACCTACGCCGTCTTGGTGGCCGCCGCCGACGCCCTCTCCGCCGCCAGGCCCGGGGCCAGGCGGGAAAGCCTGGAGGAGTATCTGCAGCGCCTCGAGGCCCTGGAGCGCATCGCCCTTTCCTTCCCTGGGGTGGAGACCGCCTTCGCCGTGCAAGCGGGCCGCGAGGTGCGGGTCATCGTCAAGCCGGACAAGATCACCGACGCCAAGGCGGTGCTCCTAGCCCGGGAGATCGCAAGCCGCATCGAGCGGGAGATGAACTATCCGGGGCAAGTCCAAGTGACGGTGGTGCGGGAGAGCCGGGCGGTGGAGTACGCCAGGTGA
- a CDS encoding rod shape-determining protein, giving the protein MLRGEDIGIDLGTASVLIYVRGKGIVLREPSVIAVVQGKREVKAVGAEAYRMLGRTPGNIVAVRPLKDGVIADYALTERMLLLFLQKVLSPMSRFFKPRVMVGVPSGVTDVERRAVVQAVSALAQKVYLIEEPLAAAIGAGINVAEPTGSMVVDIGGGSTDIAVISLGGIVRSESLRIAGNEMDQAIIRYIRQKYNLLIGERTAEELKIQLGRAKLLPGEEKEVAEVRGRDLISGLPRTAEIPAEDVAEALKEPLEKIFQGVKGVLETTPPELASDIYERGILLTGGGALLKNLDVALQEATGVPVVVAENPIEAVALGTGKALEMLHVLEDTILSSDDVLRR; this is encoded by the coding sequence ATGCTTCGGGGCGAGGACATCGGGATTGACCTGGGGACGGCCAGCGTCCTCATCTACGTGCGGGGGAAGGGGATCGTCCTCCGCGAACCCTCGGTGATCGCCGTGGTGCAGGGGAAGCGGGAGGTGAAGGCGGTGGGGGCGGAGGCCTATCGGATGCTCGGGCGCACCCCCGGCAACATCGTGGCCGTGCGCCCCTTGAAGGATGGGGTCATCGCCGACTATGCCCTCACGGAAAGGATGCTCCTCCTCTTCCTGCAGAAGGTGCTTTCCCCCATGAGCCGCTTCTTCAAGCCCCGGGTCATGGTGGGGGTGCCCTCTGGGGTCACGGACGTGGAGAGGCGGGCGGTGGTCCAGGCGGTTTCCGCCTTGGCGCAGAAGGTCTACCTCATCGAGGAACCCTTGGCGGCGGCCATCGGGGCCGGCATCAACGTGGCCGAGCCCACGGGGAGCATGGTGGTGGACATCGGGGGTGGTTCCACCGACATCGCCGTCATTTCCTTGGGGGGGATCGTGCGCTCGGAAAGCCTCCGCATCGCCGGGAACGAGATGGACCAGGCCATCATCCGCTACATCCGCCAAAAGTACAACCTCCTCATCGGCGAGCGCACCGCCGAGGAGCTCAAGATCCAGCTGGGCCGGGCCAAGCTCCTCCCCGGGGAGGAGAAGGAGGTGGCGGAGGTCCGGGGGCGGGACCTCATCAGCGGCCTTCCCCGCACCGCAGAAATCCCGGCGGAGGACGTGGCCGAGGCCCTCAAGGAGCCCTTGGAGAAGATCTTCCAGGGGGTGAAGGGGGTGTTGGAAACCACGCCCCCCGAGCTGGCCTCGGACATCTACGAGCGCGGCATCCTCCTCACCGGGGGCGGGGCGCTTCTAAAGAACCTGGACGTGGCCCTGCAGGAGGCCACGGGGGTGCCGGTGGTGGTGGCGGAAAACCCCATTGAGGCCGTGGCCCTGGGCACGGGGAAGGCCTTGGAGATGCTCCACGTCCTCGAGGACACCATCCTCTCCTCCGACGACGTCCTAAGGAGGTGA
- the fabZ gene encoding 3-hydroxyacyl-ACP dehydratase FabZ, whose amino-acid sequence MDIQEILKLLPHRYPFLLVDRILEADEKRFRALKNVTFNEPHFQGHFPGYPILPGVLLLEAMAQAAVGTIAKQPGFKPGGLVFLVGVEEARFRKPVVPGDTLILEGELLLFRRGLGKVAVRALVEGEERASATLSFAVREG is encoded by the coding sequence TTGGACATCCAGGAGATCCTCAAGCTCCTCCCCCACCGCTACCCCTTCCTCCTGGTGGACCGGATATTGGAGGCGGACGAAAAGCGCTTCCGTGCCTTGAAGAACGTGACCTTCAACGAACCCCACTTCCAAGGGCATTTCCCCGGCTATCCCATCCTGCCAGGGGTCTTGCTCCTCGAGGCCATGGCCCAGGCGGCGGTGGGCACCATCGCCAAGCAACCCGGCTTCAAGCCGGGGGGGCTCGTCTTCCTCGTGGGGGTGGAGGAGGCCCGCTTTAGGAAGCCCGTGGTGCCGGGGGACACCCTCATCCTGGAGGGGGAGCTCCTCCTCTTCCGCCGGGGCCTGGGCAAGGTGGCGGTAAGGGCCTTGGTGGAAGGGGAGGAGCGGGCGAGCGCCACCCTGAGCTTTGCCGTGCGGGAGGGGTGA
- a CDS encoding S4 domain-containing protein: MMDLSAYLKRARGGRVVRTGFLELEDQALLEAQAKAEGLKVAFFGGFPLAERKVAVLYPPEVPGVPDPVEVYLLEKEPPDLGEAMGDVEAWEEGYLVALLPQGKNALLEAGYTLHPAPEAAFKATKGVRTLVVPSLRVDALGAKGFGVSRSYFVQGVKAGKVRLRGKVASPKDEVRPGDTLLAEGLGSLRLLEVLGATRRGNVKVRVEVEKG; the protein is encoded by the coding sequence GTGATGGACCTTTCCGCCTACCTCAAGCGGGCCCGGGGCGGGCGGGTGGTGCGCACGGGGTTTTTGGAGCTCGAGGACCAGGCCCTCCTGGAGGCCCAGGCAAAGGCGGAAGGGCTCAAGGTGGCCTTCTTCGGCGGCTTCCCCCTGGCGGAGCGGAAGGTGGCCGTCCTCTACCCCCCCGAGGTGCCGGGCGTCCCGGACCCGGTGGAGGTCTACCTCCTGGAGAAGGAGCCCCCGGACCTGGGGGAGGCCATGGGGGACGTGGAGGCCTGGGAGGAGGGGTATTTGGTGGCCCTGCTTCCCCAGGGGAAAAACGCTCTCCTGGAAGCGGGCTACACCCTGCATCCCGCCCCCGAGGCCGCCTTCAAGGCCACCAAGGGCGTGCGCACCCTGGTGGTCCCCTCCCTGCGGGTGGACGCCTTAGGGGCTAAGGGGTTCGGCGTTTCCCGCAGCTACTTCGTCCAAGGGGTGAAGGCGGGCAAGGTGCGCCTTAGGGGCAAGGTGGCCTCCCCTAAGGACGAGGTGCGCCCTGGGGATACCCTCTTGGCCGAGGGCTTGGGAAGCCTCCGCCTCTTGGAGGTCCTGGGCGCCACCCGCCGGGGCAACGTCAAGGTGCGGGTGGAGGTGGAGAAGGGTTAG